In Glycine max cultivar Williams 82 chromosome 10, Glycine_max_v4.0, whole genome shotgun sequence, the DNA window taaatttgCATTCCAACGTGTTTTGCAACATTTGTAGCCGTAAACCAAACCTGCCCCAAGTACTCTCATGGAATACCTTGTACAATGGTGATTTTCGTTTCTACTTGTCCTCTtacttcatttttatctttgtttctcATTTCTACTTATCTATCGcattttaggaataaaaaagagaagagaaacaataaagctaaaaaaaataatgaaaaaaatatattgtttagattgatagggaaaaaaaagttttctttaCTTATTTGGGCAagtgaaaagagaaataaataaatcatataattttttatacttatttattatttgttttaaaatattaaaaaatatttatttttaaattaaaacaaaaaaaaagaaaaagaaaatatgattcTCTTCTCATTTcataccaatttttggaaaataaatttttagttagcaaaaaattattcattttctatttctctaaacaattgaaaaaaaatgagatttgtatcctatcttttttcttcttatttctttccactctatttctattcaaataaatatgagatAATTATCTAAGAAAAAGAtacatagaaaaataaataaaataaaataagagataaaacTAATGCACAAAAATATAGATAtcattctaatatatatatatatacactacaTTGGACCGAATAGGTGTGGGCCATTTAAAGATTTAATGATCTCAATAAAGATTAAGGAATCCATCTTATCTTAATTTCACCATTATATGATCTCAGATTAACATTCTCCTAATTTAAGATAAGGTTCATGGATCTGTTGacttatgtatatgtatataaagGGATAGATTTTTGAAGTAATTAGTGCATGTATATAAAGGGGTTCTTGTCGGAATGTTTTTACATGAATTCATTTCCGTCAATCACTCTACTACATCAAAAGCACAGAGATAGACATATTAAGCATACCAGAAGAAAATTACCTTAATATCCTCGTACATTTTTTTAGGAGAATACCCTCATACATGATACTATGGAAAGTAACTATCTTGTTTAATGACTCGTATTTTTTAACTTCTACGACTGATCTCGGATGAGTTAATTGGTATTggcttaaaataataattattttagtgcaAATATTGTTTTGGTCCAATATTTACGTGATTATTCTCTTCACTATGGGGATGATTGTGAAGTCCTGAATATTTTGGCATTGTCATGTTAGATTGTCATTTACtacttaattttagtttttgttatttCCCAACCgaataatatgattaaatttttgaattagttgaataatgtttttctagtgctttgaatttatttatgtattctGATCTGATGTTGCTTGCATTTTTTGGACATCAGTAGTAATTTCTTCTTAGAGTTGATTATTTGATAGTTTacatttgataaagaaaatagaaccgcacaattaatattatttgctaTACTTCATTAATAGATcatttgtaattataaaaagtaatataactttaaatagaGCTTAAACTAATAGCAAACTGTGTTACaaagtaataatatattaaagatttacaaaattcataaattgTGCCTATAATTCTTTAATTAGAGATTATATTAATAGCAAATTTTATCGTTAATTACAAATGAGTGTAATAATAATTCTTAGAATTACCTTAAAAAAAGCTtagaatttgtaaattttaaaacaccataattataaaattatttcataaaattttaaaaatcttgtgCTAATAAGAGATATTTAGAATTGGGTAAAATACtatctattaattatttgttaaaaagaaAGTATAATTATAATTCTTAGAATTGGgtctaaatattatatatatatatatatatatatatatatatatatatatatatatatatatatatattcaattacaaaattcataaattgtgtctataatcatttaaatagagattatattaatagaaaatttaattactaattataagTATAAgtttaacaataatttttagaatttgtaaattttcgaattaataactaattataatgcacattaaatttacatttgaaaatatatattgtcaTTGATTTACAACCGAATCATGTATACATTtagttgataaaataattaaatttatgattgattatatatttaactATTGTAATTGGTTTACCAGAATCATTTGTACAATAAAAAGTATCtattatatctatttttataaatttaacgaatcaattatatatttttaaaagataattaaatatataattgaatttcatttaatattttttagagaaaattgAGACTGTCACGTGACATAAGTATAAATACTTCCACAAGAAATTGTAGGTCTTTTTCACACAAATGAGTCATAGATCAGAATGTTCAATTCTTAGTAGAACCCTCTAAGTTTATGCATGCATGTGAGGTATAAATATGGGTGgtttagacttttttttttttttttgtggggggTGGTTTAGACTTAAGAATATAGTTTTTGGATGCTGAAAGTTGAATACACTAACCAAACAAGAATAGACATGACACATGTACCCAGGCTTGTGGAGTGAACactaaaaaagaaagtaaagaataataGATTTAATCAAATAGCACAAATTAGTGGTAATTCAATATTGAAGAAAATCAAGTGGCAAAATGTTTTATGAAGTTCATTAAGGCATTACGCCCAAACCCTTTTCCTTGGGACAAGATCTGATGTCTTTATCTGATCTATCTTTGCAGCAACAATAAAATCATTCATACTTAAACCTCCTGCAAAATTTTGAACCATTTCAAATGAAATGTTAATAAGATGAGAATATATATACACGGGGCACATATAATAAAAACAGTTCTCATCTTAAGAATCTTAGTACAACTcttgataatatttatttgtcatttttcaCAACAAATGTTCTCATTCAACTCCTATATATGATGTATATATAATGAATAACTCTTATACACACACATTGGTACTAGAACCTACTATGGCCTAGGTGATGTTTCATTAGGGGATGTTGAAACCCTACCAGGAGCTTGTAACCAATAACTGAAATAAAtgctaaacaaaataaaatcaaagaaattGAGTATATTGATATCTTTATGGGATGcaactaaaatgaaaatattctatGAAATTGAATGCGGAAACACAAGAAGGGTGCAAATTTATTGCTTACCAATGGAAGCTGTCCATAGTTCTGCTCTCACTTGATTTGGTTGCTCCAAGTAGATATTTGGGAAATGGCCCTCAGCCTCTACAACCTTAGAGATCCTGTTAATGAGTTCAACCCCACATTTAAAATCTCTCAATTTCCACAAGCATTGAATTTTAAGTCCATTTTCCTCATTCACAAGTCTCCAACCCACAACCTGCAGAAATGAAGAGAAATTTAAGAAGGTGGAAAAAGTAAAATGGACAATCAGGTAGTTATTCCaaacttcctttttctttaaataaatataataaaaggaCATGTAAATTAGTATTGACCACTGAAAATGCTAATTTTAACTGAAAGCTATCCAGAACAATTATACATCAACtcactttccaaataaaaaattgcatgtTCAACCATTGTAAACAACTCGAAAGAAATATCTTGGTAATTTGTGTTTCTAGTAAATAAACATAACCACATGTGCTGCAAAAACAGGATCAGATTTTAAAACTTGAAGAGGCAAAAATTAACATACACTGTGACTATAAAAGCCCAACTAAATACTTGTTCAATattatccataatttttttcagaACAGAGCACCATAAAATTGGTTGGCTTGTCGATTTTGATCACAAATATTATATTCATCATATATGGAGTAGCATTGCATTCAAACACCGTATTCACAAATTAAGAGCCCGTATTTCTTCATATAACCTTTCACATGCAGTCTGTATAATGTATATATACTCTAATGAATGGCAAAAAATGACTTGTACTTTTTCATGGTAtcaaaatcttttgatcaattggTTAAGTGTTCAATCCTCATCAACTCAAGTTTAGGAGATATGctttgtataaaattttaagctaaccttcattttaatttattatatatatatatatatatatatgtttatatatttgatcaaataaagtTTAGAAGGAAAGGGGGCTACTCCATTACAACTCCAAGTTCATGGTTTCAACAAGGGCTCACAACGGTACTTCTAAATCACTTACCAAAGGGGATTGCTGGCAGCAAGAACTGAATAGAAGCATTATAAGCTATATAAGACAAGTGCTTTGGTCCTTACAAGAAAGAATCACCTGctgcatatttatttatgtatgcaCAGTGCTATGAGTAAATCAAAACCTGATTTACACATCATCCCAAAATACACGACATTATACCAGATTTACACTTCTGAGTTTAATATTATCGACTTATATGGATAAGTAGTGTGCCAAGAATAATCCATGTTTGGTTTATCAACGAGTTTTAAGTTGGCTGCCAAAGACCTAACACAACCTTCATAACACAGGCTTGGGACTGTTTCGGTAGCATCCTAGTGGGATAAGACTGGTGTTGTCATTGTACGGATAAGTAGTATCCGGAACtatcaattatataataatttttctgaagaaaaatgttaataGCATACTGTTTAACACATGTTTGCTAACATAagcattgatgttttttttttcgggaATCCTTTTCTGCACAAGATCAATCTAGTGGGTTGATGTATCATGGGAGGAGagcatatcaaattttaaatatcagtGCGGTTAAATGTTCTCTCTGGGGATAACACATAGGGTGCTTCAAATCAGGGTACTCTGAACTCattttctgaattttatttactctttgttttattgtttgttATTCGGTGcatgtatttattttcataaataatattattgttgcTGTGTTCTAATTATCTCTTTTTTGCcactattaaatttattttatttctcacaGTACGAtgattgtaaaaaattaaaagaaaaagcagGTGGTAAACAGGACGAGGCTTCGTACAAATAagcagcctctttgcatatgtaaggctaaggctgcgtacaacatccctcccccataccttgagcttgagggcgagccctgatgcagcggtaaagttgtgccttggtgacttgttggtcatgggttcgaatccggaaacagcctctttgcatatgcaagggtaaggctgcgtacaacatccctctcCCATAGCTTCGCATAGGGAAGAGGCAATGGGTTAGGAAGTTTTTTTacccttattaaaaaaattgattaatttagttaattatatcaaattcaattttatttttcaaaatttttggagcaaaataaaagaaaaaataggattaaattaaactaattttagaaaatagaagatctACTCGAATCTTTTTAAAAGTAAGagataaaatagaatatttttaaaaatttaaggacttaattaaactttttaataataataaactaaattcaacttaaaaaattaaattagggaaataaaataaaccttAAATTTATGCAGGTATGCTACTCTTGCTATGAAGAATATGGGTAAGGAAATGTTGTCTGACCTTTCTAATGAGAGTCTGGGCGTCATCCAGCGAGATGGGGGGCTGCGCAGAAGAAACGGGAGCACACTCCTGCTGCGAGAGACCGAGAGCAGTAATGGTGGGAATAAGAATCTTGTGCTCAGTGTTGCCGTATCCCAGCACTTTTTCCCCGAACGAGCTTTCAAGCTCGGCGGGGAAAGGGTCCCGCGCCCCGAAATCCCCCAGAAACTCGTTAGCGTCGATGGCGCGCGTGACCAGAAGCGAGGGGGACCACGCGCCTCGACCGCGAGTGAAGAGAAACGACGGGACGCGTGGAGGGCACGCCATATGGCGTGCCACAGGAAGTACTAGGTTGAGGTTGAAGTTAAGGTTGCCTGTGATGGCCATTTTTACAAACACACAGTGTGTTGTGGTTGGAAAGTTGGAATGGATGAAATGGAACTGGTTTGTGGCTAGCGAGTGGAATGGAACGAAGGgtgtttgtgttgtgttgtgtggtGTGGTGGTCAAcaacaatatattattattattattattattattattattattattattatgttatctAGTGGTGGAGGGAACTCTAGTATAATGCAATTCTTTCTCTGTTTGTTGAATTTCTTGTTGGCTTGAATCAGTGGTTGGGATGAATTTCCATTTCATCCTttattatacttaaaaaaaaaaacactattgtATTTCCTCTGCCACAActatatttttcagtttttaaaccTTTGATTAGA includes these proteins:
- the LOC100813755 gene encoding probable pterin-4-alpha-carbinolamine dehydratase, chloroplastic — encoded protein: MAITGNLNFNLNLVLPVARHMACPPRVPSFLFTRGRGAWSPSLLVTRAIDANEFLGDFGARDPFPAELESSFGEKVLGYGNTEHKILIPTITALGLSQQECAPVSSAQPPISLDDAQTLIRKVVGWRLVNEENGLKIQCLWKLRDFKCGVELINRISKVVEAEGHFPNIYLEQPNQVRAELWTASIGGLSMNDFIVAAKIDQIKTSDLVPRKRVWA